From a region of the Carassius auratus strain Wakin chromosome 31, ASM336829v1, whole genome shotgun sequence genome:
- the LOC113050905 gene encoding phospholipid phosphatase-related protein type 5-like isoform X5: MFYFQLVIMAGTVLLAYYFEYTDTFPVHVQGFFCFDKAFSKPYPGPEDDSKAPPVLVYSLVTAIPTVTILLGELASFLTKPEATQEKTIVTADCCYFNPLLRRIVRFLGVYSFGLFTTTIFANAGQVVTGNQTPHFLSTCRPNYTALGCHSALQYITERRACTGNPYLITSARKSFPSKDAALSMYSAVYTVMYITLVWRTKGTRLTKPTLCLTFLSLAVLVGIVRVAEYRNHWSDVLAGYLTGGAIAAFLVTCVINNFKQTQSQLPPLPPAVHPPRPEPSLNMPMVAMHCVESPLENRFQGFCTQASHDHQPYLAPAPPDVLIHSRRSISSAV, encoded by the exons ATGTTCTATTTCCAGCTGGTGATCATGGCAGGAACGGTTCTCCTGGCATACTACTTTGAGTATACGGACACATTCCCGGTGCACGTTCAAGGATTCTTCTGCTTCGATAAAGCCTTCTCCAAGCCGTATCCAGGACCTGAAGATGACAGCAAAGCTCCTCCGGTGCTGGTGTATTCGCTGGTCACCGCCATCCCCACCGTCACC ATTCTGCTGGGGGAGCTCGCATCCTTCTTAACTAAACCTGAGGCTACGCAGGAGAAGACGATAGTTACGGCTGACTGCTGCTATTTCAACCCGCTGCTGAGACGCATTGTCCGCTTCCTTG GTGTGTATTCCTTTGGCCTCTTTACCACCACCATCTTTGCCAATGCAGGGCAGGTAGTGACAGGAAACCAGACACCTCATTTCTTGTCTACTTGCCGCCCGAACTACACCGCACTGGGCTGCCATTCAGCGCTGCAGTACATCACGGAGCGGCGAGCGTGCACCGGGAACCCTTACCTCATCACCTCCGCACGCAAATCTTTCCCCTCCAAGGACGCGGCACTGAGTATGTACTCAGCTGTCTATACAGTG ATGTATATAACTCTGGTATGGAGGACTAAAGGCACAAGGCTGACCAAACCCACTCTCTGTCTGACTTTCCTCTCATTGGCTGTTCTGGTGGGCATCGTGCGTGTAGCTGAGTACCGTAACCACTGGTCTGATGTTCTAGCTGGATATCTCACTGGAGGAGCCATCGCCGCTTTCCTG GTCACATGTGTGATCAATAACTTCAAGCAGACCCAGTCTCAGCTGCCACCCTTACCGCCCGCTGTGCACCCTCCACGCCCGGAGCCCTCGCTCAACATGCCCATGGTGGCCATGCACTGCGTAGAGAGTCCACTCGAAAA CAGGTTCCAGGGGTTTTGTACACAGGCATCACATGACCATCAGCCATACCTGGCCCCCGCCCCTCCCGATGTCCTCATCCACTCACGTCGCTCCATCTCCAGCGCAGTCTAG
- the LOC113050905 gene encoding phospholipid phosphatase-related protein type 5-like isoform X4: protein MDRRRIVGREGVKTSKYIVPCFLFVELVIMAGTVLLAYYFEYTDTFPVHVQGFFCFDKAFSKPYPGPEDDSKAPPVLVYSLVTAIPTVTILLGELASFLTKPEATQEKTIVTADCCYFNPLLRRIVRFLGVYSFGLFTTTIFANAGQVVTGNQTPHFLSTCRPNYTALGCHSALQYITERRACTGNPYLITSARKSFPSKDAALSMYSAVYTVMYITLVWRTKGTRLTKPTLCLTFLSLAVLVGIVRVAEYRNHWSDVLAGYLTGGAIAAFLVTCVINNFKQTQSQLPPLPPAVHPPRPEPSLNMPMVAMHCVESPLEKLSGPQVPGVLYTGIT from the exons CTGGTGATCATGGCAGGAACGGTTCTCCTGGCATACTACTTTGAGTATACGGACACATTCCCGGTGCACGTTCAAGGATTCTTCTGCTTCGATAAAGCCTTCTCCAAGCCGTATCCAGGACCTGAAGATGACAGCAAAGCTCCTCCGGTGCTGGTGTATTCGCTGGTCACCGCCATCCCCACCGTCACC ATTCTGCTGGGGGAGCTCGCATCCTTCTTAACTAAACCTGAGGCTACGCAGGAGAAGACGATAGTTACGGCTGACTGCTGCTATTTCAACCCGCTGCTGAGACGCATTGTCCGCTTCCTTG GTGTGTATTCCTTTGGCCTCTTTACCACCACCATCTTTGCCAATGCAGGGCAGGTAGTGACAGGAAACCAGACACCTCATTTCTTGTCTACTTGCCGCCCGAACTACACCGCACTGGGCTGCCATTCAGCGCTGCAGTACATCACGGAGCGGCGAGCGTGCACCGGGAACCCTTACCTCATCACCTCCGCACGCAAATCTTTCCCCTCCAAGGACGCGGCACTGAGTATGTACTCAGCTGTCTATACAGTG ATGTATATAACTCTGGTATGGAGGACTAAAGGCACAAGGCTGACCAAACCCACTCTCTGTCTGACTTTCCTCTCATTGGCTGTTCTGGTGGGCATCGTGCGTGTAGCTGAGTACCGTAACCACTGGTCTGATGTTCTAGCTGGATATCTCACTGGAGGAGCCATCGCCGCTTTCCTG GTCACATGTGTGATCAATAACTTCAAGCAGACCCAGTCTCAGCTGCCACCCTTACCGCCCGCTGTGCACCCTCCACGCCCGGAGCCCTCGCTCAACATGCCCATGGTGGCCATGCACTGCGTAGAGAGTCCACTCGAAAAGTTAAGTGGCCCTCAG GTTCCAGGGGTTTTGTACACAGGCATCACATGA
- the LOC113050905 gene encoding phospholipid phosphatase-related protein type 5-like isoform X3, which yields MDRRRIVGREGVKTSKYIVPCFLFVELVIMAGTVLLAYYFEYTDTFPVHVQGFFCFDKAFSKPYPGPEDDSKAPPVLVYSLVTAIPTVTILLGELASFLTKPEATQEKTIVTADCCYFNPLLRRIVRFLGVYSFGLFTTTIFANAGQVVTGNQTPHFLSTCRPNYTALGCHSALQYITERRACTGNPYLITSARKSFPSKDAALSMYSAVYTVMYITLVWRTKGTRLTKPTLCLTFLSLAVLVGIVRVAEYRNHWSDVLAGYLTGGAIAAFLVTCVINNFKQTQSQLPPLPPAVHPPRPEPSLNMPMVAMHCVESPLEKLSGPQQVPGVLYTGIT from the exons CTGGTGATCATGGCAGGAACGGTTCTCCTGGCATACTACTTTGAGTATACGGACACATTCCCGGTGCACGTTCAAGGATTCTTCTGCTTCGATAAAGCCTTCTCCAAGCCGTATCCAGGACCTGAAGATGACAGCAAAGCTCCTCCGGTGCTGGTGTATTCGCTGGTCACCGCCATCCCCACCGTCACC ATTCTGCTGGGGGAGCTCGCATCCTTCTTAACTAAACCTGAGGCTACGCAGGAGAAGACGATAGTTACGGCTGACTGCTGCTATTTCAACCCGCTGCTGAGACGCATTGTCCGCTTCCTTG GTGTGTATTCCTTTGGCCTCTTTACCACCACCATCTTTGCCAATGCAGGGCAGGTAGTGACAGGAAACCAGACACCTCATTTCTTGTCTACTTGCCGCCCGAACTACACCGCACTGGGCTGCCATTCAGCGCTGCAGTACATCACGGAGCGGCGAGCGTGCACCGGGAACCCTTACCTCATCACCTCCGCACGCAAATCTTTCCCCTCCAAGGACGCGGCACTGAGTATGTACTCAGCTGTCTATACAGTG ATGTATATAACTCTGGTATGGAGGACTAAAGGCACAAGGCTGACCAAACCCACTCTCTGTCTGACTTTCCTCTCATTGGCTGTTCTGGTGGGCATCGTGCGTGTAGCTGAGTACCGTAACCACTGGTCTGATGTTCTAGCTGGATATCTCACTGGAGGAGCCATCGCCGCTTTCCTG GTCACATGTGTGATCAATAACTTCAAGCAGACCCAGTCTCAGCTGCCACCCTTACCGCCCGCTGTGCACCCTCCACGCCCGGAGCCCTCGCTCAACATGCCCATGGTGGCCATGCACTGCGTAGAGAGTCCACTCGAAAAGTTAAGTGGCCCTCAG CAGGTTCCAGGGGTTTTGTACACAGGCATCACATGA
- the LOC113050905 gene encoding phospholipid phosphatase-related protein type 5-like isoform X1 gives MDRRRIVGREGVKTSKYIVPCFLFVELVIMAGTVLLAYYFEYTDTFPVHVQGFFCFDKAFSKPYPGPEDDSKAPPVLVYSLVTAIPTVTILLGELASFLTKPEATQEKTIVTADCCYFNPLLRRIVRFLGVYSFGLFTTTIFANAGQVVTGNQTPHFLSTCRPNYTALGCHSALQYITERRACTGNPYLITSARKSFPSKDAALSMYSAVYTVMYITLVWRTKGTRLTKPTLCLTFLSLAVLVGIVRVAEYRNHWSDVLAGYLTGGAIAAFLVTCVINNFKQTQSQLPPLPPAVHPPRPEPSLNMPMVAMHCVESPLENRFQGFCTQASHDHQPYLAPAPPDVLIHSRRSISSAV, from the exons CTGGTGATCATGGCAGGAACGGTTCTCCTGGCATACTACTTTGAGTATACGGACACATTCCCGGTGCACGTTCAAGGATTCTTCTGCTTCGATAAAGCCTTCTCCAAGCCGTATCCAGGACCTGAAGATGACAGCAAAGCTCCTCCGGTGCTGGTGTATTCGCTGGTCACCGCCATCCCCACCGTCACC ATTCTGCTGGGGGAGCTCGCATCCTTCTTAACTAAACCTGAGGCTACGCAGGAGAAGACGATAGTTACGGCTGACTGCTGCTATTTCAACCCGCTGCTGAGACGCATTGTCCGCTTCCTTG GTGTGTATTCCTTTGGCCTCTTTACCACCACCATCTTTGCCAATGCAGGGCAGGTAGTGACAGGAAACCAGACACCTCATTTCTTGTCTACTTGCCGCCCGAACTACACCGCACTGGGCTGCCATTCAGCGCTGCAGTACATCACGGAGCGGCGAGCGTGCACCGGGAACCCTTACCTCATCACCTCCGCACGCAAATCTTTCCCCTCCAAGGACGCGGCACTGAGTATGTACTCAGCTGTCTATACAGTG ATGTATATAACTCTGGTATGGAGGACTAAAGGCACAAGGCTGACCAAACCCACTCTCTGTCTGACTTTCCTCTCATTGGCTGTTCTGGTGGGCATCGTGCGTGTAGCTGAGTACCGTAACCACTGGTCTGATGTTCTAGCTGGATATCTCACTGGAGGAGCCATCGCCGCTTTCCTG GTCACATGTGTGATCAATAACTTCAAGCAGACCCAGTCTCAGCTGCCACCCTTACCGCCCGCTGTGCACCCTCCACGCCCGGAGCCCTCGCTCAACATGCCCATGGTGGCCATGCACTGCGTAGAGAGTCCACTCGAAAA CAGGTTCCAGGGGTTTTGTACACAGGCATCACATGACCATCAGCCATACCTGGCCCCCGCCCCTCCCGATGTCCTCATCCACTCACGTCGCTCCATCTCCAGCGCAGTCTAG
- the LOC113050905 gene encoding phospholipid phosphatase-related protein type 5-like isoform X2, protein MDRRRIVGREGVKTSKYIVPCFLFVELVIMAGTVLLAYYFEYTDTFPVHVQGFFCFDKAFSKPYPGPEDDSKAPPVLVYSLVTAIPTVTILLGELASFLTKPEATQEKTIVTADCCYFNPLLRRIVRFLGVYSFGLFTTTIFANAGQVVTGNQTPHFLSTCRPNYTALGCHSALQYITERRACTGNPYLITSARKSFPSKDAALSMYSAVYTVMYITLVWRTKGTRLTKPTLCLTFLSLAVLVGIVRVAEYRNHWSDVLAGYLTGGAIAAFLVTCVINNFKQTQSQLPPLPPAVHPPRPEPSLNMPMVAMHCVESPLEKFQGFCTQASHDHQPYLAPAPPDVLIHSRRSISSAV, encoded by the exons CTGGTGATCATGGCAGGAACGGTTCTCCTGGCATACTACTTTGAGTATACGGACACATTCCCGGTGCACGTTCAAGGATTCTTCTGCTTCGATAAAGCCTTCTCCAAGCCGTATCCAGGACCTGAAGATGACAGCAAAGCTCCTCCGGTGCTGGTGTATTCGCTGGTCACCGCCATCCCCACCGTCACC ATTCTGCTGGGGGAGCTCGCATCCTTCTTAACTAAACCTGAGGCTACGCAGGAGAAGACGATAGTTACGGCTGACTGCTGCTATTTCAACCCGCTGCTGAGACGCATTGTCCGCTTCCTTG GTGTGTATTCCTTTGGCCTCTTTACCACCACCATCTTTGCCAATGCAGGGCAGGTAGTGACAGGAAACCAGACACCTCATTTCTTGTCTACTTGCCGCCCGAACTACACCGCACTGGGCTGCCATTCAGCGCTGCAGTACATCACGGAGCGGCGAGCGTGCACCGGGAACCCTTACCTCATCACCTCCGCACGCAAATCTTTCCCCTCCAAGGACGCGGCACTGAGTATGTACTCAGCTGTCTATACAGTG ATGTATATAACTCTGGTATGGAGGACTAAAGGCACAAGGCTGACCAAACCCACTCTCTGTCTGACTTTCCTCTCATTGGCTGTTCTGGTGGGCATCGTGCGTGTAGCTGAGTACCGTAACCACTGGTCTGATGTTCTAGCTGGATATCTCACTGGAGGAGCCATCGCCGCTTTCCTG GTCACATGTGTGATCAATAACTTCAAGCAGACCCAGTCTCAGCTGCCACCCTTACCGCCCGCTGTGCACCCTCCACGCCCGGAGCCCTCGCTCAACATGCCCATGGTGGCCATGCACTGCGTAGAGAGTCCACTCGAAAA GTTCCAGGGGTTTTGTACACAGGCATCACATGACCATCAGCCATACCTGGCCCCCGCCCCTCCCGATGTCCTCATCCACTCACGTCGCTCCATCTCCAGCGCAGTCTAG